Proteins from one Hemibagrus wyckioides isolate EC202008001 linkage group LG16, SWU_Hwy_1.0, whole genome shotgun sequence genomic window:
- the lg16h21orf91 gene encoding protein EURL homolog, with protein MVEEEQFVNIDLNDDNICTICKLDTETGTLSFCHVCFELSIEGVSTATLLHSTSLRGHRDCFEKYHLIANQKVSHAKASHSTYEGVKRALSQQISRIVQYAQNRDSGSKHQILFHTQQGDRNLMPKSGAQVPRYAPRWVEATCSGETEDLELLQDSGQLWSNDQKHTLQQQVGGGEQRERRHIFHSREELVKMTLEELHQLNSQLLLQIQEVFEKLSVAVQEKDSLASQLHVRHIAIEQLFKNCAKLPWLQIGRAGIKTSNTSVE; from the exons ATGGTGGAAGAAGAGCAATTTGTGAATATAGACTTGAATGATGACAACATCTGCACCATCTGTAAGCTGGACACAGAGACTGGAACACTGTCCTTCTGTCATGTCTGCTTCGAGCTGAGCATAGAGG GTGTGTCCACTGCAACTCTGCTGCACTCCACATCTTTGCGTGGGCACAGGGACTGCTTTGAGAAGTACCACCTCATTGCCAACCAGAAGGTCTCACATGCCAAGGCCTCGCACAGTACCTATGAGGGTGTCAAGCGGGCACTGAGCCAGCAGATCAGCCGCATTGTGCAGTATGCCCAGAACAGAGACTCTGGCTCCAAACACCAGATcctgtttcacacacagcagggtGACAGGAACTTGATGCCCAAGTCAGGTGCCCAGGTCCCCCGATATGCCCCACGCTGGGTGGAGGCTACGTGTTCAGGTGAAACAGAAGATCTGGAGCTCCTGCAGGATTCTGGGCAGCTGTGGAGCAATGATCAAAAGCACACACTGCAACAGCAGGTAGGAGGAGGAGAACAGCGGGAGAGACGACACATATTCCACAGTCGAGAGGAAT tggTGAAAATGACTTTGGAAGAGCTTCATCAGCTGAATTCCCAGCTGCTGCTACAGATTCAAG aggTATTTGAAAAGCTTTCAGTAGCTGTGCAAGAGAAGGACTCATTGGCATCCCAGCTTCATGTCCGCCACATAGCCATCGAGCAGCTCTTTAAGAACTGTGCCAAACTCCCATGGCTTCAGATTGGCCGGGCAGGGATCAAAACCAGCAACACCTCAGTGGAGTGA